The proteins below are encoded in one region of Clostridium estertheticum:
- the murD gene encoding UDP-N-acetylmuramoyl-L-alanine--D-glutamate ligase — MERNFSEFKEFIKGKKVGVVGIGVSNIPLIHFLVKLQAIVTAFDKKNQSMLGTAAIDLKEDGVKLILGENYLNDLTGFDVIFKTPSMRIDNPALLRAKQGGAYITSEMEEFIKYCPAKTFGVTGSDGKTTTTTIIYNILKNEGYKTWVGGNIGNPLFANIEEITKDDKVVLELSSFQLMTMNVSTDVAVVTNLSPNHLDIHKDIEEYIDAKKNIFKYQSNQDLLILNKDNDLTYELRKEAMGRVKYFSIINKVEDGAYFQDNKLFIMNNIVCNLDEIKLKGMHNVQNLLTAFCATQEDASVASMRKIATTFIGVEHRGEFVREVDGVKYYNDSIASTPTRTIASLKAFEKPVILIAGGYDKKIPFEPLAEEAYLNIKTLILVGATKYKIKEVFESVLKEKKIFLEIILAEDFNEAILKAKLVAKPGDIVTLSPACASFDMFKDFAARGNKFKEIVMALK; from the coding sequence ATGGAAAGAAATTTTAGCGAGTTTAAAGAATTTATAAAAGGCAAGAAAGTTGGAGTTGTAGGTATAGGGGTTAGCAATATTCCTTTAATACATTTTTTGGTGAAGCTACAGGCTATTGTTACGGCATTTGATAAAAAAAATCAAAGCATGCTTGGCACGGCAGCAATAGATTTAAAGGAAGATGGGGTTAAATTAATTTTAGGCGAAAATTACTTAAATGATTTAACGGGATTTGATGTTATTTTTAAAACGCCGTCTATGAGAATAGATAATCCCGCTCTTTTAAGAGCGAAGCAAGGGGGAGCATATATAACATCAGAAATGGAAGAGTTTATAAAGTATTGTCCAGCAAAAACTTTTGGTGTTACTGGTAGTGATGGGAAAACAACTACAACAACAATAATATATAATATATTAAAAAACGAGGGTTATAAAACATGGGTCGGAGGAAACATAGGAAATCCATTGTTTGCAAACATTGAAGAAATAACTAAAGACGATAAAGTAGTACTAGAGTTATCAAGTTTTCAACTTATGACAATGAATGTTTCCACAGATGTTGCAGTAGTAACAAATTTAAGTCCAAATCATCTGGATATCCATAAGGATATAGAGGAATATATAGATGCAAAGAAAAACATATTCAAATATCAAAGTAATCAGGATCTTCTTATTCTTAATAAGGATAACGATTTAACTTATGAATTAAGGAAAGAAGCCATGGGTAGAGTTAAGTATTTTAGTATAATAAATAAGGTGGAAGATGGTGCATATTTTCAAGATAATAAATTATTCATTATGAATAATATAGTATGTAACCTTGATGAGATTAAATTAAAAGGTATGCATAATGTGCAAAACTTATTAACTGCCTTTTGTGCGACTCAGGAAGATGCATCGGTTGCAAGTATGAGGAAAATTGCGACCACTTTTATAGGAGTGGAGCATAGAGGCGAGTTCGTACGTGAAGTAGATGGAGTTAAGTATTACAATGATTCAATAGCTTCTACTCCAACGAGAACAATAGCAAGTCTTAAAGCTTTTGAAAAGCCGGTTATATTAATTGCAGGTGGATATGATAAGAAAATACCTTTTGAACCACTGGCGGAGGAAGCTTATCTGAATATTAAAACACTAATATTGGTAGGTGCCACTAAATATAAAATAAAAGAGGTTTTTGAGTCAGTATTAAAGGAAAAGAAAATATTTTTAGAAATTATACTTGCTGAAGATTTTAATGAAGCAATACTCAAAGCTAAATTGGTTGCTAAACCTGGGGATATTGTGACATTGTCGCCAGCGTGTGCAAGTTTTGATATGTTTAAGGATTTTGCAGCACGTGGTAATAAGTTTAAGGAAATAGTAATGGCATTAAAATAA